One Deinococcus aestuarii genomic window, GCCTGCAATTCGGCGTCGGCCACGCTGCGCAGCCGGGGCAGGTGCGCGAAGCGGGGAGTGGCCGAGGCAAAGCCCAGCCGCACCACCACGTCGTCGCTGAGTTCGTCCTTGCCGACCCGCCACACGAGCTGGGCCCCCAGCGTCTCCAGTTGCCGGGCGAGTTCGGCGGGCAACTCGGGCCGGGTCTCCT contains:
- a CDS encoding DUF3248 domain-containing protein; protein product: MTDPTRPDSPDPEETRPELPAELARQLETLGAQLVWRVGKDELSDDVVVRLGFASATPRFAHLPRLRSVADAELQAAVADNRVVIEWVD